The window ACCGATGACGGCAACGCGCTTCCCCGCGAAGCTCAGACCCTCCTGGGGCCACAATGCGGTATGGTGTTTCGGTCCGCCAAAACTAGCGGCCCCTTCGATTTCCGGGATGTAGGGGGAAGAACTCGATCCCGTGGCAAGGATGGCAAACCGCGCTGTCACCGTGGAGCGATTGTTGACCGTCAACGTCCACTTATTCTGGCTTTCATCGAACTTGGCAGACGTTACCCGGCTGTTGAACTGAATGTCTCTTCTGAGATCCCATTTTTTATCGACATAATCGAAGTAGCGCCTGAGCTCTTCCCAACCCGGAAATCGCTGGGTCCAGTTCCAGTCTTGCCACAGGTCTTCGTCCGAAAACTCGTAGATGGGAACAGGTGTGTCCACTACGGCGCCTGGATAGGAATTCCAATACCAGATTCCGCCAAGATCTTCACCAGCCTCAAGCAGGCAAACCGAAAACCCCAGCTTTCGGAGCTTGTGGAGCTGATAAACCCCAGAGAAGCCGGCGCCAACGATGGCGACGTCGAACTCCGGTGTGTCGGCGGAAACGCTTGTTGTCACCGACTCGTTCTCCATTAATTCCATTGAACTCAACTTTCTATGAGCGTTACTGTTAGAAGCTCATGGGCTGGCCCGTGGGCCGTGATGAGCATGTTGAATGCAGATAGCGCGTTGCTGCAGGGTTCGGGGATGACTCGCGGCGGACCAACGGCTGCCGGCCAGCGCAGACTTATCCAGTGGTATGACCGCCGTCGACAAAGAGTCTGGCAGCTTCCCGCGCAGGTGCGAACGTCGTTGCGCGGCCGATACCGGTCAAGGCGACGGTAATGAGAGCCGTGGCCTTGCGCTCATGCATCGTGTTCACGATCGGAATCTCCCAGGATCGTACCGTCGCGCTGACGACCTTCGTCAGCGTCGCTTGATTGCGATCATCGACGGGTAGTTAGCGGCAGCATCATCGCCGCATTAGACGGGAGAGGGGACTAATAGATATTCCGGCGAAGAATGAAGGGAGGCCCGCGCGCGTTCTGCCTTACGCGGTCAGAGGCTTGTTCAGTGTCTCGCTCTGCGCGGTCGGGATACATGTTTCGACAAATGAGGCGAACTCCCTCGCCTTGGCGCTCGCCATTCGCCCAGTCGGATAAACTGCCCAGAGGTCCAAGCTGGGCAGCTCCCAGTCATTCAGAACTGCTTTGACCATGCCCGACGCAAGTTCGGGAGCGAAGTTCCACTCTGATGTAATGGCAATGCCGAGGTGGGCAAACACGGCCTCGCGCATTCCCTCCGCCGCGGTGACTTTTAGTCTCCCGCTCACCGCCACCGAAGTCTCAGCCGAGCCTTGGCGGAACGTCCACGACACGCCGCCGCCATCCGGCGTGTAAATGACGGTCTGATGCGCGATCAGCTCTGCCGGAGTTTTGGGCTCTCCGTGTTTCGCAAAATAATTTGGGGTGGCCATGACCAGCCGACGGGCCTGTCCAAGCTTCCTTGCCACCAAAGTCGAGTCCGCCAGCGAGCCACTTCGGAGAGCGACATCGATGCCTTCCTCAACCAGGTTGATAGGCCGATCGTCCAGCACCATATCAATCTCGAGTTCGGGGTGCTTCTCCAGAAAACGACCAAGTTGACGCATGATGTGAAGGCGCCCGAAGCAAACCGATGCGGAGATGCGCAGCTTGCCGTTCAGTGCGGCTGCTGCGCCACGCGCCGCCAAAACGGCCTCTTCAGCCTCCTCGATAGAGCGTTTTGCCCTGACATAAAAATTTCTCCCCGCTTCGGTCGGGGTCAGGCTGCGTGTGGATCGCAGGAGAAGACGAACACCGAGCCAATCCTCGAGCTGGGAAATCGCTTTGGACACCGCTGGCTGTCCCACTCTCATTTGGCCCGCCGCGGCGGAGAACGAACCCGTGTCAACAACGCGAACGAAAGTCTCCATCGCAACGTGCCGGTCCATATCCATTCTCCTTTGGAATGAGCATTATCACCCTGAGAAGGGTGTTGTCAGAGCGAAAGATCACCCATGATGAGGCGTGTTGACCTCCCGGAGGATACATAGTGACGAGATTGATATGGTCAAACGACGGGTCGGATCCACCTGACATACCCACCGAGCGCTCTAGCTCCCCCGATGATTTCAATACGCTGGGTCTTGGCTGGCGCGTCCTGCGAGCGGGCAAAAAGGCCCCTGACTTCCGCCTTCCCGATCAACATGGCCACCACGTGAGGCTGAGAGAGCTGCTGCTGGGCGGCGCAGTTGTCCTTCGATTCTGCCGTAATGAGAATACGGCAACCTGTGTTCGCGAATTCAACTCCTTGTCGGGACTCCACATCGATGTCAAGCGATTGGGGGCTACGTTGGTAGTTGTCGCTGTCGAACCGTTCGATCACCGCCCCTTAGGCAAAGACGCTTCGTCGTTTCCCTTTCCGATCCTGCCTGACAAAAAAGGGGATGTGGCCCAATCCTACGGATTGACCTACCAAGTGTCGGCCCGAAATCACCCGGAAACCAACGATGGCGATGGTAACCGGAAACGGAGCCCAGCGACCATGTCCGCGCCTGCGACCTACGTCATCGATCAAACGGGACTGGTAGCCCTTGCCTTCGTCGATGTGGAGTGTCGCAGTTTGATGGATCATGGCCAGATTCTGATGGCACTCGAATGCCTCGGTGGGCGGAAGTAATCATGAGCGGTTTTCCGTCCAGTGAGACCCTACCGAAAGCCACTGTCTCCGCGCGAAAGGAAGATTTCCAGTAAGGCTGTGCATCGTTTCAATTCGTGCGGACTTTCTTTGCCTTCTCTACTTTCGGGCGAGCACCAGATCTCTCATGGGTCCGATCGAAAACCGGTGCGACACGCAATCCGCGTAGAATATGCGAAAGCGTGTTGGCGACAGGAAGCGCGGCTACCGTGCTGCCGGCATGTCGTATGGCGGCCTTCATGCCCCACATCGTAACGAAGACAAACTCGGCCCATGCATGGCAATCGATGGATCGGTCCGCGATCTCGCCTTTTGCACAGGCCGCTCTCAGCACTGTTTCGATTTTGTCGATGGCGTAGGTTCGGAATCCCTCGATCATCCGGTGGGATTCTGAACTGACGCCTTCATTTGCCATGATGGTGTTTAGCATCAAGCAACCCCAAGGAGCAGCTTTGCCAAGCTTTTCCGAACTGGCATACGCCACCACCAGTCTTTCGAGGCTCTCAAGATCGTTGTTTTCAAGGTATTTTTCGAAAAGTTTCTTTGTCGATTCGATGTATCGTTGAAGCGCCGCGGAAAACAGGCCCTCTTTGTTTCCAAACACGTTGTACAAGCTCATGCGGGCGACGCCCGTTGCTTCCTCAATATCGGTCAACGACGCACTTTCGTATCCCTTGAACCAGAATACAAAAAGCGCCTTGCGCACAACGTGGTCAATTTCGAAGTCTCGAGGCCTGGCTATCTTGCGCTCCTAGAATACGTCGATATTCGCTTCAGTTTCCGCGCGTAGAAAGGGCCATTGTGCCACGCAGAATCGCCCCGCGTTGATATTAGCACCCACGTCCCGAAGATATCCATCGTCTCCAGTCACATCCCAAGAAGGGCTCGTTCCTAATCGCGATCGACCAATGTCGTTGTGTCGATTCGTTTCGAAGAGCCGAAGGCATACGCCCGTCGCCAAGCCTGGGAGCGCGCGTTCGGCAGGACTTGGTAGCAACACTCTGCCACGCAGAGCAGCACCATCCTTAATCCCATCAGTACTGAAATGCACGCACGCGAGGGCGTTCGGAAATCATCGTTTGGGCACAGCCAAAAAAAACACTATACGTTCTTGACTGACTGGTAAATAATAATAATGGGAGGGGTGCACCGCTTTCAGAAGCGGGCTTTCTGACCCCCTTCCTGTGACGTCAAAATCAGAAAACGAAAGCCGCATGCGCGGCGGGGGTGGAAATGAAAATCAACTGGCTGCTGACCGCCGTTGCGGCGATTGCGATGTCCACATCGCCAAGTTACTCGGAAGAAAATCCGCCGATCAAGATAGCGGTAATAAACGATCAAAGCGGTCTCTATGCGGACGCCGGCGGACTTGGATCGGTCGTTGGCGCCCGCCTTGCCGTTGAGGAATTTGGCGGCGAAGTGCTAGGCCGTAAGATTGAAGTCTTAGCCTTTGACCACCAGAACAAACCAGACGTAGCCGCCGCACTCACCAGAAAGTTGATCGCCGTCGACCATATCGATCTCGTCACGGACGGCGCCTCCTCAGCCGCAGCACTTGCTATCAATGAGATCGCGAAGTCGTCAAAAACGATTTTTGCGGTAACCGGAGCGGCAACGACTGATTTCACCGGCAAGGCATGTGCTCCCACGACCTTCCAATTTACTTACGACACCTATGCCTTGGCGAACGGAACGGCGAAGGCGGTGGTTAAGCAGGGCGGGGATACGTGGTTCTTCCTGACGGCAGACTACGCATTCGGCCACAGCATGCAGCGCGATGTGACAAGGTTTGTGGAGGAAGCAGGCGGCAAAGTCCTCGGATCCGTCAAACATCCATTGAGCAGCTCTGATTTCAGCTCGTACCTCCTGCAGGCACAGGCCTCAAAGGCCAAAGTCATTGGACTCGCTAACGCGGGACCGGACGCGATCAATGCTCTCAAGCAGGGATCGGAATTCGGAATTGTCCAAGGCGGCCAGACGTTCGCTGGCCTTCTCGTGTTTATCAGCGAGGTGCACACAGCCGGCCTCCAGGTCGCGCAAGGGCTTTTCCTGACAACGTCGTTCTATTGGGACCTCGACGATCAGACCCGGGAGATCAGCCGAAAATTTGCCAGCCAGATGAAAGGCCGCGTACCGACGATGGTGCAGATGGGCACCTATAGCGGCGTCCATCATTTTCTTAGCGCCGTCAAAGCCGCGGGTTCCACCGACTCCGAGGTCGTCGCAATGAAAATGCGAGAGCTTCGCGTCAACGATGCCTACAACAAGGATGTCGAGATTCGCCAGGATGGTCGCGTTCTTCACGATATGTATCTGGTGAAGGTGAAGGCGCCTGCCGAGTCCAAAAAGCCATATGACTACTATCAGGTATTGGCGAAGATTCCCGGCAAGGATGCATTCCGCCCTCTCTCACAAAGCGAGTGCCCGCTGGTGAAGAAAGACTACTAGACAGATCAGAAGAAATACGGCCACGCCTCCAATCTCTCCCCGGGCATTACGGCCGCATTGTAATTTAGCCGGCGACAAAGCAGCCAGCCGCGTGCCACGCCAGACCCAACGTTCAGCAGCTTTAGTCATTCACATCCAGCCTGAGTGACGTAATTTTCGTCGCAACGAACTTAATCAATTGCTCGCCAACGGAGCCCTTCCAATGCCTTTCGTCGTCGATTTGTTCTTCTCGTTTCGCAGTCCATATAGCTACCTCGCGTTGACGAAGACGCGGGAAATGGTGAATACGTATGATGTCGCCGTCAGGTTGCGGCCGGTCTACCCAATCGCAGTACGCATACCGAATTTCTTCAAACACGCGAGCCCTAATTTCGCGAAGTACGTTTTTCTCGACAGCGCAAGAGTTGCTCTCCATGACGGCATACCATTCCGCCTTCCACGCCCTGATCCTATCGTACAGGATATGACGACCCTCGAGATAGCGACCGAACAGCCCTATATTCATCGACTGACCAGGCTGGGCGCGGCCGCGCAGATAGACGGGCGTTCTCTGGAGTTCGCCGAGGCCATCGCTCCGGTTCTCTGGGACGGAAGCACCGTCGGATGGAATGAAGGCGACCATCTTGCGCGCGCAGCATCGCGGGCCGGCTTCGAGCTCCGCACCCTTGACGCCGCGATCGCGGCGGACCCGGAGCGATACGAAGATATCATAGCGACCAACGAGAAGGACCATGCCGCATCGGGACATTGGGGTGTCCCGACGTTTACGTTCGAGGGGGAGCCATTCTTTGGCCAGGATCGAATTGATCACTTAATCTGGCGGCTGCAAGGCAAAGGAATGACAAGAAGAGCCTGACTAAGATCTGCAACGTCCTCCCTTCCGGGCACCGCTCGCGGATGCGGCTTTGCAGCGTCCGCGATGGTGGGAAGCGTTCTCGGTGTGTGCTATCTGCACCCGGCGGTTGCAGATATGTTTGTCGCGAGAGACCGCGTGCTAAAGCCGGGCCAGCAGCTTGGCTACACAACGGCCGCACTAAGCGATCAGAAATCCCAGGACCGGCCGCCTACGACAGGAGAAGCGCTTTTTGATGTCGGTCGGCTGAAATCTCAGCGCCACTGCCGAGCTCGCATTGCTCTCTTCATATCCGCGACGCCCTCCCGTCCCGTACTGATCTCGTACCTCAATGGTGCGAAGAGCGCCAGAAGCCCCGGAAGCGAATCTGGACATGGCGTGAGAGACTGCATCGAACGTACGGACTAGCTATCAGCCGATGAGCCGGACGCGGCAGGCGAGACCCCCATCTCGCAGTCCCAGGATAGCCTGGTAAGCCGGCGAATGGTACCACGCTCAAGCAGCATTCCTATTCTGAAAATGAAGAATAGTACCATTGTCGAACGCCGGCTTTCCAAAGAGTGTTTGTAGTGATCCGAACACCAACTTTTCGCCACCTGCCCCCCCCCGCAAAGATCGGTCCAGCCTGGGCAGCGTAGCGGTCCCGCGAATCTTCGTCGAGAACGCTCGCTTCGATAATCACGTACGCACTCATCCCAATTTCCTTCCTGGAAGTTTGAGAAACGAGTGCATTTGCACCCCATGCCTTCGCAAAAAATTATGTATGCCCATCCTTGTCATTCGCCAAAAGCGCCTCGTTGAGGCCACTCGCTTTAACGAAGGTGAGATAACCACATCTGCTGCGTTCGCGACGCGCGAACGAGAAACGTGGATTCGCTACGATGGACATCACATCGAGGAACTTGGACATTTCGATACGACATCACATCATACCACCGATTCAATGAACCTCGCCCAACGGGCCTGAAGTTTAATAGAGTCTCGTCGTATCCGACGACAAGTCAGATTTCCTTGTGTCGAAGACCAGCGACCGACGGGCGGTATTGGATCCGATCCGTCGGTCGCTGCACATCGGCAGAATGACGATGGCGGCGTTACTTTACGCTTCCGCTGTCGCCAGTTCGCTATACCGCGGAAAATCGGTGTAGCTCAGCTCTGTCCCACCCCAAAATGCGGATCGGTCATAAGGCGTCAACGGCAACTTCAACCTGATCCGCTCCGGTAGGTCGGGATTGGAGGTGAAGGGGCGACCGATCGCTACCAGGTCGGCGTCACCCTTTCGCACGATGGCCTCCGCGGTTTCGCCGTTGAAACCACCCGCCGCGATGATCGGCCCCTTGAATATCTTGCGAAGATGCTGGGAAGCGATCGGCTCCTGGCCTTCATGGCCGGCCTTGTCATCGTCGCCCTTGATGCGAGGTTCAATAAGATGGAGATACGCAAGTCCATACTGGTTCAGCAACTCCGCCACGCGGCCAAAGGTGGCCTCCGGATTGCTATCGACCATATCGTTCCATTCACCGCTCGGCGACAACCGCACACCGACACGGTCGGCACCACGGACGGACGACACGGCTTCCACGACCTCTAGCAAGAGCCGCGCCCGATTGTCGACTGACCCGCCATAGTCGTCCGTTCGCTTGTTGCTGCCATCATAGAGGAAGCTGTCGAGCAAATAGCCATTTGCGCTGTGGATCTCGACACCGTCAACGCCGGCTTCGAACGCACGACGGGCGGCATCACGGTGGTCCTGTATCGTCTGACGAATATCCTCTTGGTCCATCTCCTTGTGGGGCGAGACCGGCTGCCAACCGGTCGGCGTGAGCGCCATGGTAGTAAAGGGTATCACGGACGGTCCGATTGGCGCGCGGCCGCCTGTGATGTCGACGTGTGATGTACGCCCGCAATGCACGATCTGGGCGACAACGCTCCCGCCCTTCGCGTGGACGGCATCGGCAATCTTGCGGTAGCCCTCGATATGGCTATCAAGATAAAGACCGGGGGCACCAAAATAACCACGCGCGTGGATCGAGACGTTCGCCGACTCGATAATGATAAGGCCGCCGTCCGAGGCGCGCTGCGCGTAATGCTCAACCATCATGTCGCTTACGCCGTCGTCGGGATTAGAACGCAATCTGGTCAGCGGCGGCATTACCACGCGATGCTTCAGTGACATTGCGCCGACCGTAGTCGGCGAGAATAGTTTCAATTCGGTAGACTGACTCATAGTAAGCTCCATTTCGAATAAGATTGATCATTTTCCGGAGTGGTCGAGGCCGTCAAATGCGAAGCATACGGTTGACATTATGACGTCATCGAGCATTCGCTCGCAGGACCGCGTAACCGTTCTGTTGAGAAGATCGAAGTCACGAAAGTAACGGCTGCAGTCGGTTCAAGTGAAGCTATTGCTAGTCCTCAGGGCGTTCTCTGATCGCGTCGACTCTATCGGAGTAAAACGCGACATGGTCCTTGATGGGATTCACGGAGGCGTAAGGGTTCTCATAGGTCCAAACGGCGTTGACCGAGCCGCTGCCGCCAAGAGGGATGCTGAAGTAGGAACAGTCGCCCTTGTAGGGACAGTAGGTGCTATGATCCGTCCTATCGAGGAGCGACATATCAACATCCTTGCGCGGGATATATTGGACCGGCGGATAGTTCGACTCGCGAAGCGTCGACGCGTCGCGCGTGTCGGCAACTATGCGGCCCGCTACCGAAATCAGAACCCGGTTGGCATCGCGCTCGATCGTGATCGGATGTTCGGGTCCCGGCACCTTGATCGACTTCAGCTTCGGTGTGATTTGCGATTCCATGACTTCACCTCCTTCGATTGGAACCGGCAGTCCGGCCGCTCAGTCTTGTTCGGAGAGAAAAAGAGACACGTGGCGGACGAAAAGTTCGGGATACTGATATTGCGAACCGTGATTCGAATCCGGGTAGAGGATCAACTGGGCGTCGGGGATGTTCTGCTGCAGGATGAAGGAGTTCACTGAGTAGACGAGCACATCGTTGCTTCCGTTCACCACAAGCGTCGGCCGGCTAATTCGTTTCAGATATTCATAGGGATTTTGGCGTGGAGCGCCCCACCTGTTCAGGGCCTCAAGCTGCGCTGGTGCAACCTTTTCGTTCACCTCGGGATCGCGACCTTCGGTGCGCGAACGAAACCGCTTCAGGTATTCATGGCCCGCCGCCTGGCTCTTCTTCGAGGGCGTAAAGAATGCACCAAGCCACACGTGGTCCGGATTCTCGTACGTGCCGCCAAAGACCGCTTGCGCCTCAGGGGTCAGCGTTGCCATGCTTTCGCCTCCGCGCGGCCCGGTACCAACCAACACCAAACGGCGGACCAGCTTAGGCTCTGTCACTGCAATCTGCTGCGCGATAAGGCCGCCGAGCGAAAAGCCCAGCACGTCGACTTGAGAGAGGCCCAGCGCCTTGATGAAGGCAACGGCATTTACGGCCATCTCCTCCACCGACGTAGGCACCTCGCCCGAAGAGCTCGATACGCCAGCGTTATTGAACAGGATAACTTCGCGGTCTTCGGCGAAGCCATCGGTTACCGCCGGGTCCCAATGATCCATTGTGCCAGTGAAGTGCATATTGAAAATTAGCGGATGACCGCCAGCCTTGCCGAAGCGTCGATAGGCAAAGCGAATGCCGTTGGCCTCTGCAAATTGTGTCGGCACCGTTTGATGGGTGTAGGTCTTCACTTTGTTGCCCCTTATCGGATATTTCGGATACGGCGGCGCACTGCCACCAAGCCATTGCGATCGGTGAGTGAAGATTAGCCATTGCCTTCCAGCCGCATTAGACGGGAGCCCGGACTAATACTTATTCCAGAAGAGAATGAAGTTTGTTGATTGCGCGTCTACGGAAGGCCAAGGGCTGGACGCAAGACGACCTCGCGGCCGCACCGGAAGTCGAGCAGGGAGTTGTCTCGCTGATCGAGAATGCTCGTTCGAAACCAACCATCCGATGTTGGATGCGATCGCAAAGGCGCTCGAGGCGCAGATGGTCGAGCTCTTCGAGGCGAAGGCGCGCCCGTCAAAAAAAGCTGATACCGGCAAGAACAGCCCCCGAAAGAGCCGGACCAAAGATTAGGCGCCGGGGGCGTCGATCGAAGCGCCGTTCTTGAGGGCGACAGCACTTATCGCCTCAACCCGCTCGTCGGGAAGCGACTTGAATAATTACGTGATGAAATCTGAAGAAAAGGCTGACCATCGTTGTCGTGCGAATGAGGAGCCGCGCACCAACGCGTGTCCCGGCGCCTGGATGCGCGACATGCTCGGCGTCGCCCAGCGTGTCGGACCTAGGCTAGGATTACCTCGCCGCCCGCGATATTAAGCGGTTTACTCATCGCTCAAATTCAACAGCCTTTTCATGTCTTCGCGGAGTTGGAATTTTCGAACTTTGCCCGTTACCGTCATGGGATATCCCTCGACGACTTTGACGTACTTTGGGATCTTGTAGTGCGCGATGTTGCCTTTGCAGAAATCGCGAACGTCGTTTTCGCTAAGCTCATTGCCCGGGCTTATGACAATGCATGCACACAGTTCTTCGCCATATCTGCTATCCGGCACGCCAACCACCTGAGCGCTGCGAATGAGAGGGTGTCGGCACAGGAATTCTTCGATTTCAAACGGGGAAATGTTTTCCCCCCCGCGTATGACGAGGTCCTTTATTCTTCCCACAACATTAACGTACGCGTCGGCGCTTATGGTGCCAAGGTCCCCTGTGTGCATCCAGCCGTCTTTGTCGATCGCTTCGTGCGTTTTCACTTCATCGTCCCAATAACCCCGCATCACGGCGTAGCCACGCGTGCAAATCTCTCCCGAGACACCGGCCAGCACCGTCTCACCTGTTACAGCATCGACAATCTTCACCTCCAGATGGTCGTGAACCGTGCCGACGGTCGAAACTCGCTTGTCCAATGGTGTATCAATTGTGCTTTGGCAACTCGCGGGGCTGGTCTCGGTCATTCCATAGCCTATCGTGATCTCGCGCAGGTGCATCTTCTCCACCACGCGCTTCATCAACGCTACCGGGCACGGCGCTCCTGCCATCACGCCTGTCCGGAGCGTAGAGAGGTCAAATTCGTCAAATCGGGGGTGGTCGAGCTCCGCCGCGAACATGGTCGGCACACCGTGTAGCGCCGTGCACCTCTCTTCCTGAACTGTCTCAAGAACAGTCAAGGCGTCGAAGCCATCATTTGGATAGACGATTGTTGACCCATGTGTCAGGCAAGCCAAGTTGCCCATCACCATGCCGAAGCAATGATAGAGAGGCACTGGAATACAAAGTCTATCCTCATGGGTGAGTTTCATTCGTTCGCCTACGAAGAAGCCATTGTTCACGATATTTCGGTGCGTGAGTGTGGCCCCCTTGGGAAGCCCGGTTGTGCCGCTTGTGAATTGAATATTGATTGGATCGACTGCCTGAATTGATCTGGAGAGATGTACCAGTCGTTCGTCCTCCGCGTGTCCGGTCGCCAACAGCCGCGAAAATCGTTGCACCCCTGTACATCCGTCAAGCGGATTGTCGGCTTCCTGCGCGCTCGAATCGATCCAAATGACATGGCGGAAATCGGGGAGCCTTGCTGGCGTCGAAGCCGATCCGAATCTACCCTTCAGTTCGGGCGTGATCTGAAGCAACATGTCGAGATGGTCGCTGCTCTTGTACCGACGCATGGTAACAAGGGCCTTGCAGCCCGATTTGTTGAGCGCGTATTCGAGCTCGGAGACGCGGTAGGCGGGATTTATATTAACGAGAATAATGCCGGCCTTTGCTGTCGCGAGTTGCATCAACAACCATGCAACATTATTGTGCGACCAGATGCCTATGCGATCCCCGGCTAATAGGCCAAGGTTCAGAAGAGCGCTCGCAAGCCGGTTCACTTCGACTTGCAGCGCGCGATAGCTGTAGCGTTTTCCCTCATGTCGGCTAACTACCGCTTCGCGGTCTGGCCATTTTTCAACTGCCGCGTCAAACACGTTGCCGATTGTCTCTTCAATCAACGGCGTCAGCGTGGAGCCTTGTGCCAAACTGTAAGCCAGCATCGATCTCTCCATTAATACGAGCGGCCCGAAAGCGCGTTTCCGCGCAACGAGGGTTGAATCGAACGGCCAACGGGCCCCGACCTTCTCGCCGGAGCGACTAATCAGATTTTGCTGAAGTCCCCGTGGCGACCCAATCCACTTGCAAAACGACCAGCACCGGCCGCCCCTTCTTTGAAGTGAGCTTCAACGCCATTGACCCATTCTCGCCGCAACGCCTCCCTCACGGGCAGGCCGTAGGTCTCAAGCACTGAGCGGCGGTCAGCTCGCACCGCTTCCTGAGGGAAGCGTGCAATTTCATGCGCCATCTGCTCTGCAGCGGCTCGCGCTTCGCCGGGGGCAACTACCTTTTCGCACATGCCTATACGCAACGCTTCGCCGGCTGGAACTTTGCGACCCGTTAGGATAATTTCCATCGCTCGCCCTTGACCTACAAGGCGCGCAAGCCGAACGCTTCCGCCGTCAAGCAATGGGATTCCCCAGCGTCGGCAGTAGACGCCGAAATAGGCGCTTTCGGCCATGACACGGATATCGCACCACAACGCGAGTTCCATGCCTCCGGCCACGGCGGGCCCCTCTACCGCGGCGATAACGGGCTTCGACAGTTCGAGGCGGGTGGGGCCCAACGGACCACGAGGCGCTGCGTTGGCACCCGTGGGAAATGCCAACCCATCCACGACGTCGCGCTGAAAGAGGTCGCGGTCGGAAAGTGCGCTGGCGAACTTAAGATCCCAGCCCGCGCAAAATGCGCCACCTTCGCCCCACAGCACAGCAACACCGGCCGAGTTATCCGAATCAAACGATTTCAGGGCGTCCACAAGCGCGTCGGCACTCGCTGGATCCATCGCGTTCCGCGCCTCGTCGAACCTGCTGTGGATCACGGTCCATACCGAGCCCGCTTTTTCAACACGTATCATTACGCTTTCTCCCGATTTCAATTTTTTGATTTAGGATGCGCAAGCTTCGCCTTGGACCGGTTCGTACTACGGCCCGAGTCCTCGACGGGCGCCAATGGAAGCGTCCACAACTGCCCTAGCAGCATCCGCAACAATGAAACCGGATCTAATTGCAGCTGATCGAGGCGCCCGGCGATCTGCAAAACGAGGGTCCCGATCATTTGGCTGAAGAGCAAAATAACGATCGGCTGAACGCGCGCTACGGAAACTCCGCGAGCCTCAGCTAACGGATCTGCGATCCGTTGCAGGACTTTCCAAAGTGCCTGATTGAGCCTGCGATCGGCACTCTTCCCGACGCCTTGGCGTTTTATGCCTCGAAAGGCGTAGAGGCCCAAATTCACTTCAAACCGGTTCAAGAGATAATAATCCAGGAAGGCCTGGCAAGCCGCATCT is drawn from Nitrobacteraceae bacterium AZCC 2146 and contains these coding sequences:
- a CDS encoding enoyl-CoA hydratase (product_source=KO:K01692; cath_funfam=3.90.226.10; cog=COG1024; ko=KO:K01692; pfam=PF00378; superfamily=52096), yielding MIRVEKAGSVWTVIHSRFDEARNAMDPASADALVDALKSFDSDNSAGVAVLWGEGGAFCAGWDLKFASALSDRDLFQRDVVDGLAFPTGANAAPRGPLGPTRLELSKPVIAAVEGPAVAGGMELALWCDIRVMAESAYFGVYCRRWGIPLLDGGSVRLARLVGQGRAMEIILTGRKVPAGEALRIGMCEKVVAPGEARAAAEQMAHEIARFPQEAVRADRRSVLETYGLPVREALRREWVNGVEAHFKEGAAGAGRFASGLGRHGDFSKI
- a CDS encoding AcrR family transcriptional regulator (product_source=COG1309; cath_funfam=1.10.10.60; cog=COG1309; pfam=PF00440; superfamily=46689), with product MKNEQMLPPSHWSGAVRDAKRDMLLSAARDEFVDKGLEGTTMRSIALRAGCTTGAIYPLFESKEAIYAALLEQSLFRLDAHVAAAVSAVREPSVQVDAACQAFLDYYLLNRFEVNLGLYAFRGIKRQGVGKSADRRLNQALWKVLQRIADPLAEARGVSVARVQPIVILLFSQMIGTLVLQIAGRLDQLQLDPVSLLRMLLGQLWTLPLAPVEDSGRSTNRSKAKLAHPKSKN